Below is a window of Molothrus aeneus isolate 106 chromosome 14, BPBGC_Maene_1.0, whole genome shotgun sequence DNA.
GGATTTTCTCTGCAAAATCTCCAATAAGCCCTGAGCAAAACCCAGAGGTTGGCAGgccaggaggaggtggaggtgagagctgctgcagcacagctgctacCCCTTGGTGCTCAGTAACAGGTTTCTGTTCGCCATGGCACCAAGACCTCTGCAGAAAGGTGTTGCAAGCCTCATCTGCAGTCaggataatttttcttttgcctcctccccttcccctcatTCTCTTCAGCAGCTACAGGACCTTCCTGGCCCTCTACCCCCTGTCTATCCTGGTGGCCAGCATGCAAATGCCCCCCAGACTGCCACTGTCCTTCCTGCTGGGATCAGGCTGCCTGCACTGCCCCTTGGCTTTTTTCCACCAAAGGTGTTTCTTCCACTTGCACACCAGCCCTTTTGCAGTTTGGGCTGATCCCCAGGCTTGCTGCTGCCAAGCAAGAGCCTGTGAATATGGTCAGCTTCTTGTCCACCCATGCTGCTTCTTTAGTGACCAGACCTCCCCAGGAAGTGCTGTGGCCAGAGGCAGTGTAGACATGAGCTGAACAGTGGCCAACCATCTCTCACAGGTGTGAGAACGGGTGCTGGCTTTAGCCCAAAGCTTGCTTTATTCAAGTTCTGCTTCAGCAGTGGGAGCATCCCTGGACACACACATGGGGCCACAGCTGCCTCCCGTGCTGTGGAGCACCTGCTTCTGCCGAGGGGGGTtggggctgggacagtggcTTTGGAGCCATTTGGTCACATAGGGACCAGCCTTCTGCCCCTCACACTGGCAGCCAGGTGCGTGTCGAGGCTGGGACAGCGGCTTTGGAGCCATTTTGTCACAAAGGGACCAACCTCCTGCCCCTCACACCTGGCACCCAGGTGCGTGTGCGCACGGGAGGGGCAGTGGGAGCCATGCCCATGTGTGGGGgtagcaggagctgtgtccaCGCGTGGAGGGGGCTGTGTGGCCTTTGTTCCGTGTGTGCTGTGAGGGCTGTGTGACCCCTGCTCCGTGTGTGCTGTGAGGGCTGTGTGGCCTCTGTTCCGTGGGTGTTGTGAGGGCTGTGTGGCCCCTGTTCCGTGTGTGCTGAGGGCTGTGTGGCCTCTGTTCCGTGTGTGCTGTGAGGGCTGTGTGGCATCTGCTCCGTGTGTGCTGTGAGGGTGCGTGGCCTCTGTTCCGCGTGTGCTGTGAGGGTGCGtggcccctgtccccagtgagCCCTCACTCGGTGTCTCTTccctcgctgtcccctccctgcccgtGTCCCTCGGGCCCCTCACGCTCGGTCCCGCTCGGTCCCGCTCGCGCCCCCGTCGCGCGCCACGCGGGAGCGGCCGCCCCCTGGCGGGCCACGCGCTTCCCGGCGGGCGGGCAGCCAATGGGCGCGCGGGCTGGGCGGCGGCCGGGGTATAAAAGGCTCCGCCCCGCGCGGTGCGCGCTCCACACTCACCTGGACGCGCAAGGAGCGGGATCGGGCTCGGTACCGGCACGAACCGCACATCGCATCCAGCGCACACCGCGCCCTACAGCGCCGCAGGTACGGGCCGGGCCGCGCAGGGGGGGCTCCGCGCAgcgctgctgccagcagggactcGCCGAGGCGCCTCGGGGCGGGGGCTGAGGGCGCGGCGGGTCCCGGGGGGCCATGGCTGCCTGCTGCGGGGAGGGCTCCCCGCCGTGTGCGGGCACCGGGGGCCGCCCCGCTCGGCTGCCCGGGCCCGGCGAGCGGCGCGGtgcccggggcggcggcgcgccCCGCCCTGCGCTATTGTCCGtggcgggggccggggggggccggggccgccttTGTCTTCCCGTCCCCATCCTCGGCTGACTGCGGCGGGGGTCTCGCAGGCAAAATGTGCGACAAACCAGACCTGTCGGAGGTGGAGAAATTCGAcaagaagaagctgaagaaaaccaACACGGAGGAGAAGAACACGCTGCCCTCCAAGGAGAGTGAGTGCGGGGGGCTGGCGGGGCGGGAGGCGCGACCGGCGGGGCAGAGCCCTCGGGGGCCGCTCTCACCGCCGAGGGGGACAGGGGCGGTTCGGGGCGGCGGGGCTCTGGCCCGGGGAAAGCCACGGGCAGAGGTGTGTGCAGCCCGGGGCAGCGGGCACGGGCACTCGGGGAGGGCTGTGGTGCCAAACTGATCCCTCAGGGCATCACTTTGCTGCGGACAGACGCAGACAGGTGCCCGACGTGCAGCCACGCACACGTGTGGCTTGTCATCTTCTAACTTGACTGTTCAACCACCCCACTTGGGATCAAACCACAAAACTGGCCACCAGGGCCTGAATGAATCCTCCGAAACCTTCTTGAAACCTTCTCCAGTTCGTgctcccacaaaaaaaaaaaaaaaaaaaaaaaaaggcactattAGAGACTAATGGGCCTCTATTCTCTTGCAGCTATTGAGCAGGAGAAGGAATGTGTGAAGTCTTCCTAGAGAGAGATTGCCTGGCAGGAAGAGCGACTACtcaattattttgctttgaaatgaatcatgtgggtttttttaaatttacatcaCGTACATGTATAGAAAACAGCTGTATCACCTAACACACTGTCCCACTTTGCTGGCAGCTTTGGCAGGTGGGGGGACACAAAGCGTGGTCCTCTCAGTCCATCAGTAGCCTGACCCGATGCCAtctctgctgcttcagctgcctCCTGTGACAGCACTGATCTTGCTCTTATGCAGTGGGGAGATGAGCAAGGGCTGTGGAGGCTTCTGGGCATGGACCCCTTCTGCCTGCTGGAGTGGGGAACCTTTCTGGCCTCACCTCCAGCCTGGGTCTGTCTTGCATATTCTTCAC
It encodes the following:
- the LOC136562592 gene encoding thymosin beta-15A homolog, producing the protein MCDKPDLSEVEKFDKKKLKKTNTEEKNTLPSKETIEQEKECVKSS